The following nucleotide sequence is from Streptomyces leeuwenhoekii.
CATAAAGCCCGGTCAGGTGATCTCCAAGGTGGGTAAGGAGCGCGTATACCACCTGGCTTGCCTGCACAAGTCACGGGCTAAGAACACCAACCATCAAGCTCAGCACGAGGTAGAACGAGCTGAGCGCGTGGCGCGTGCAGACGCGGCGGCGAGGGAATCCATGCGAGCGCAGAAGCGTAGCGACTGGCGTCTCGGAAAGTCTCCGTCGGACTACGGACGTCGCTAGTCACCGGGCCGTGTCCGGGCCGTCGGAGGGTGCTCAACGACGACCAACGCTGACAACCACCGACAACTAAGTTGCAGGTCGCAGCGCTGATCGACTACATAGCCGCAGCTCAGTACCCCGGCCCACCACTTCTTCGGCTACTGAGAAACACCCTGCTTTCTCGCGGTTAGCGCAAGCTGTCGGTGAGCGCTGTGCTCGCCTACGCTGGATCCATGACGACCACACAGGGGCGCACGGCGGAGCAGGACCTTCCGTACGACGTGTTCTCCCGGGCCTGTCCCTCGCGGGGCACCCTGGAACACGTCACCGGGCGCTGGGGCGCGCTCACGCTCGGCGCCCTGTACGAGGGGTCCTTCCGCTTCAACGAGCTGCGGCGCCGGGTGGACGGCGTCAGCGAGAAGATGCTCTCCCAGACGCTGCACGCGCTGGAGCGCGACGGCCTGGTGCACCGTGAGGCCCAGCCCACCAACCCGCCCCGCGTCGACTACGAGCTGACGCCGCTGGGACGCGGGGTGGCCGAGCGGCTGGCCGGTCTCATCGAGTTCCTGGAGGGCAGCATGGACCAGGTGCTCGCGGCGCGGGAGCGGTACGACGCCCGCCGGACCTCCGCGTAACGCCGGTCCGGCCGCGGTCACGGCCGGACGCGGGGAGCCCGCTGGCAGGCGGGACAGTAGTAGCTGGAGCGGTTCATCCAGGGGCGCCGGCGCATCGGGGTGGCGCAGCGGCGGCACGGCAGGCCCTCGCGGCCGTAGGCGTCGAGCGACCGGTCGAAGTAGCCGGACTCGCCGTTGACGTTGACGTACAGGCTGTCGAAGCTGGTGCCGCCCACGGCGAGGGCCGCGTTCATGACGTCCCTGACGTGGCCGAGGAGCTGGAGCGTACGGGGGCGGGTGAAGCCGGTCGTCGGGCGCTCGTAGTGGAGGCGGGAACGCCACAGGGCCTCGTCGGCGTAGATGTTGCCGACGCCGCTGATCAGGGACTGGTCGAGCAGGGCCCGTTTGATGGTGGTGCGCTTGCGGCGCAGCGCCTGGTGGAACGCCTCGTCGTCGAAGAGCGGGTCCAGCGGGTCGCGCGCGATGTGCCCGATGACGTCCGGCAGTCCGTCGGGGGTGGTGTCGTGCAGCGACAGGCCGCCGAAAGTTCGCTGGTCGACGAAGCGCAGCTCGGTTCCCAGGCCGTCGTCGAAGCGGATCCGGATGCGCAGGTGCTTCTCGTCCGGTGCCGAGTGCGGCTGGACCAGGAGCTGGCCGCTCATGCCGAGGTGGGCGAGGACCGCCTGGCCGGTGTCCTCCAGGGGCAGCCACAGGTACTTGCCGCGACGGCTGGGTGTGCCGATGCGGTGGCCCTTGAGGCGGTGGGCGAAGTCGCCGGCCCCGGCGACGTGGCGGCGTATCGCGCGCGGGTGCAGTACCTCGGCGTCGGCGACGGCACGGTGGGCGACCCACCGTTCCAGGCCGCGCCGGACGACCTCGACCTCGGGCAACTCGGGCATGTGCTCCCCTGTCCACACGTGTGTGGCCCGAACATACCTGTCCGGGCCGTCGTATGGCCCGTGCCGACCGCGGCCGGGCCGTCGCGGGGCCCGTGGCGAGGGCCGGGCCACGTCAAGGACCGAGCGCCCGGCCCCTGGGCGGGGGCGGGCGCTCGGGTAGGGCTCGACGTCAGGCGGAGGCCGACGAGGCGTCGGCGCCGTTCTGTGC
It contains:
- a CDS encoding winged helix-turn-helix transcriptional regulator, with product MTTTQGRTAEQDLPYDVFSRACPSRGTLEHVTGRWGALTLGALYEGSFRFNELRRRVDGVSEKMLSQTLHALERDGLVHREAQPTNPPRVDYELTPLGRGVAERLAGLIEFLEGSMDQVLAARERYDARRTSA
- the mutM gene encoding bifunctional DNA-formamidopyrimidine glycosylase/DNA-(apurinic or apyrimidinic site) lyase; translated protein: MPELPEVEVVRRGLERWVAHRAVADAEVLHPRAIRRHVAGAGDFAHRLKGHRIGTPSRRGKYLWLPLEDTGQAVLAHLGMSGQLLVQPHSAPDEKHLRIRIRFDDGLGTELRFVDQRTFGGLSLHDTTPDGLPDVIGHIARDPLDPLFDDEAFHQALRRKRTTIKRALLDQSLISGVGNIYADEALWRSRLHYERPTTGFTRPRTLQLLGHVRDVMNAALAVGGTSFDSLYVNVNGESGYFDRSLDAYGREGLPCRRCATPMRRRPWMNRSSYYCPACQRAPRVRP